The Polymorphobacter megasporae genome window below encodes:
- a CDS encoding crotonase/enoyl-CoA hydratase family protein, whose amino-acid sequence MSDFTQIRYAVADGIATITLDRPDKLNAFTGTMMAELIAAFDAADADDAVRAVIVTGEGRAFCAGADLSAGAATFDYDNRADNPRGASPVRADGSIDYVHDAVRDGGGRVTLRIFQSLKPVIAAINGPAVGIGATMLLAMDIRIAADTARFGFVFARRGIVPEACSSWFLPRIVGIAQALEWCFSGRVFPASEALAGRLVSKVVPAADLIAEAMRIAREIADNTAPVSIALTRQMMWRMLGAASPMDAHKIDSRAIYSRGRSGDAKEGVMSFIEKRPAAFPETVADGMPDFYPWWEEPQYG is encoded by the coding sequence GTGAGCGACTTCACCCAGATCCGCTACGCCGTCGCCGACGGCATCGCGACGATCACGCTCGACCGGCCCGACAAGCTCAATGCGTTTACCGGCACGATGATGGCGGAGCTGATCGCCGCGTTCGACGCTGCCGATGCCGACGACGCAGTTCGCGCGGTGATCGTGACCGGGGAGGGGCGGGCGTTCTGCGCCGGGGCCGACCTCAGCGCCGGAGCGGCGACGTTCGACTACGACAACCGCGCCGACAACCCGCGCGGGGCGTCGCCGGTCCGCGCCGACGGGTCGATCGACTATGTGCATGACGCGGTCCGCGACGGGGGCGGGCGGGTGACGCTGCGGATATTCCAGTCGCTCAAGCCGGTGATCGCGGCGATCAACGGTCCTGCGGTCGGGATCGGCGCGACGATGCTGCTGGCGATGGATATCCGCATCGCCGCCGACACCGCGCGCTTCGGCTTCGTCTTCGCCCGGCGCGGCATCGTCCCCGAGGCGTGTTCGTCGTGGTTCCTGCCGCGGATCGTCGGCATCGCCCAGGCGCTCGAATGGTGCTTCTCGGGACGCGTTTTCCCCGCCAGCGAAGCGCTCGCTGGACGGCTCGTCAGCAAGGTCGTCCCCGCCGCCGACCTGATCGCCGAGGCAATGCGGATCGCTCGTGAGATCGCCGACAATACGGCGCCGGTATCGATCGCGCTGACGCGGCAGATGATGTGGCGGATGCTTGGCGCGGCGTCGCCGATGGACGCGCACAAGATCGACAGCCGCGCGATCTACAGCCGTGGACGCTCGGGCGACGCCAAGGAAGGGGTGATGTCATTCATCGAGAAGCGACCCGCCGCTTTCCCGGAAACAGTCGCCGACGGCATGCCCGATTTCTATCCCTGGTGGGAGGAGCCGCAATACGGTTGA
- a CDS encoding alpha/beta fold hydrolase has translation MSEPEIPAPLVEFGGAVPPAPPWFARAIAVEPERSRIIVHSAEIEMLTWGDRGKPGLLLLHGNGAHADWWSFIAPFFAADYRVAAFSWSGMGGSDHRATYSIDGFVAEIFAVADAAGLYDAGLPTVVAHSFGGFPMMAAVHSQGERFAAAVIVDTPFRPPGEPGGRPPNATNRPHRIYPTLTDALARFRFAPPQGCPNPFIADYMARKSLVEVGASDGGGWTWRFDPFLWHRFEVGDAPALLADPRCPVALVWGERSMLMPPTRIASMLALLPPGTPAVAIPDAEHHVMVDQPLAFISALRGLFAGWP, from the coding sequence ATGAGTGAACCCGAAATTCCCGCCCCGCTGGTTGAGTTCGGCGGTGCGGTTCCGCCCGCACCGCCGTGGTTTGCCCGCGCGATCGCCGTCGAGCCCGAGCGGTCGAGGATCATCGTCCATAGCGCGGAAATCGAGATGTTGACGTGGGGCGATCGCGGCAAGCCCGGCTTGCTCCTCCTCCACGGCAACGGCGCGCACGCGGATTGGTGGAGCTTCATCGCGCCATTTTTCGCCGCCGACTACCGCGTCGCCGCTTTCTCGTGGAGCGGAATGGGCGGCTCTGACCACCGCGCGACGTACTCGATCGACGGTTTCGTCGCCGAGATATTTGCGGTCGCCGACGCTGCAGGACTCTACGACGCCGGATTGCCGACGGTCGTTGCGCACAGCTTCGGTGGGTTTCCGATGATGGCGGCGGTCCATTCGCAGGGCGAGCGCTTCGCCGCCGCGGTCATCGTCGACACGCCGTTCCGCCCGCCCGGCGAACCCGGCGGGCGTCCGCCGAATGCGACCAACCGCCCGCACCGCATCTATCCGACGCTGACCGACGCGCTCGCCCGCTTCCGTTTCGCGCCGCCGCAGGGGTGTCCGAACCCGTTCATCGCCGACTATATGGCGCGAAAGTCGCTCGTCGAGGTCGGCGCCAGCGACGGCGGCGGCTGGACGTGGCGCTTCGACCCGTTCCTGTGGCACCGCTTCGAAGTCGGCGATGCCCCCGCGCTGCTCGCCGATCCGCGCTGCCCGGTTGCGCTCGTCTGGGGCGAGCGGTCGATGTTGATGCCGCCGACGCGGATCGCATCGATGCTCGCGCTGCTGCCGCCGGGGACGCCTGCGGTGGCCATCCCCGACGCCGAGCACCACGTGATGGTCGACCAGCCCTTGGCCTTTATCAGTGCCTTGCGCGGTCTTTTTGCCGGCTGGCCTTAA
- the msrA gene encoding peptide-methionine (S)-S-oxide reductase MsrA, whose product MKNLILGIAAAAVVVTLATQRTGASEAVRVVPAPAIDAPAAKGTAVAVLAGGCFWGLEGVFDHVAGVTNVVSGYAGGKAATAHYEVVGTGLTGHAESVRVTYDPAKVSYGQLLRIYFSVATDPTQLNHQEPDSGTQYRGTIFAQTPEQAKVAAAYIAQLNRVKAYPAPVVTTVETGKSFYPAEDYHQNFLARNPTYPYIVINDMPKVAALKKLFPAQYKG is encoded by the coding sequence ATGAAAAACTTGATTCTCGGCATTGCCGCCGCCGCCGTTGTCGTCACCCTCGCCACGCAGCGCACGGGTGCATCGGAAGCCGTCCGTGTCGTCCCCGCCCCTGCCATCGACGCCCCCGCCGCGAAGGGCACCGCAGTCGCGGTTCTCGCAGGCGGCTGTTTCTGGGGACTCGAAGGCGTGTTCGATCACGTCGCGGGCGTGACCAACGTCGTCTCGGGCTATGCCGGCGGCAAGGCCGCGACCGCGCATTACGAAGTCGTCGGCACCGGCCTGACCGGCCACGCCGAGTCGGTCCGCGTGACCTACGACCCGGCAAAGGTCAGCTACGGGCAGTTGCTCCGCATCTATTTCTCGGTCGCGACCGACCCGACTCAGCTCAACCACCAGGAGCCCGACAGCGGGACTCAGTATCGCGGCACGATCTTCGCGCAGACGCCCGAACAAGCGAAGGTTGCCGCGGCGTATATCGCCCAGCTCAACCGGGTGAAGGCATATCCTGCGCCGGTCGTGACGACGGTCGAGACCGGCAAGTCGTTCTATCCTGCCGAGGATTATCACCAGAACTTCCTCGCGCGAAACCCGACCTACCCGTACATCGTCATCAACGACATGCCGAAGGTTGCCGCGCTCAAGAAGCTCTTCCCGGCGCAGTATAAGGGTTAA
- the msrB gene encoding peptide-methionine (R)-S-oxide reductase MsrB, with amino-acid sequence MPVSRRSFVNLATAAVAAPLAWSLLGGRLTARAATTEKFEVNLTPAQWKAKLSPAAFAVLREEGTETPFTSPLNDEHRVGTFACAGCALPAFASSTKFDSHTGWPSFWAPLKNAVRQREDGSLGMTRTEIHCRRCGGHLGHVFDDGPKPTGLRYCMNGVAMTFAPTRA; translated from the coding sequence ATGCCCGTTAGCCGCCGTTCATTCGTCAACCTCGCCACCGCTGCCGTTGCCGCTCCGCTCGCGTGGTCGCTGCTCGGCGGCCGCCTCACCGCCCGCGCCGCGACCACTGAGAAGTTCGAGGTCAACCTGACCCCGGCGCAATGGAAGGCGAAGCTGTCTCCCGCCGCGTTCGCCGTGCTGCGCGAGGAAGGTACCGAGACGCCGTTCACCTCGCCGCTCAACGATGAACATCGCGTCGGGACGTTCGCGTGCGCCGGGTGCGCGCTGCCCGCGTTCGCCAGCTCGACCAAGTTCGACAGTCATACCGGCTGGCCGAGTTTCTGGGCGCCGCTGAAGAACGCGGTTCGCCAGCGCGAGGACGGCTCGCTCGGCATGACCCGGACCGAGATTCATTGCCGCCGTTGCGGCGGTCACCTCGGCCATGTCTTCGACGACGGACCGAAGCCGACCGGACTGCGATATTGCATGAACGGGGTCGCGATGACCTTCGCCCCTACCCGCGCCTGA
- a CDS encoding 3-hydroxyacyl-CoA dehydrogenase NAD-binding domain-containing protein, with amino-acid sequence MTAINTVTDLTIDGDVGVITLDSPPVNALSADVRDGLAHGFAAAIADPAVKAIVLICAGRTFIAGADISEFGKPPRGAGLHEVQATIENCPKPVVAAIHGTALGGGLEVALVCHFRVAVLSAKFGLPEVKLGLLPGAGGTQRLPRLVGAKAALDMVTTGKHIGAKAAAAAGLIDAVVDDLRDGAIHFARRVLNENLPLNRVRDKPVLGVEDGMFDAYRKANAKAFRGFDAPEANIQCIEAAATLPFDEGMAVERKLFMGLMTGLQSRAQRYVFFAERQANKIDGLDPDAPLLPVASVGIIGAGTMGGGIAMNFLNAGVPVTIVEMKQEALDRGVATIRRNYENTAAKGRMTADDVEARMGLLTPSLDLDALSAADLIIEAVFENMAVKKEVFGKLDRLAKPGAILASNTSYLNVDEIAAATSRPESVVGLHFFSPANVMRLLEVVRGAKTAGPVLATAMATAKKIGKVAVVAGVCDGFIGNRMLSQRQQQAMALIVEGALPADVDRVLFDFGFPMGPFQMSDLAGLDIGWNAETSKGVTIRDRLCEAGLRGQKNGHGFYDYDAQRNRIPSPVAEKIILDYAAERGVNRRHIDDAEILERCLYPMVNEGAKILDEGMAQRASDIDIVWINGYGWPVYRGGPMFWADSVGLPAIVDKLKQYGMEPAPLLAKLAGEGKGFN; translated from the coding sequence ATGACCGCGATCAATACCGTCACCGACCTGACGATCGACGGCGATGTCGGCGTGATTACGCTCGATTCGCCCCCAGTCAACGCGCTGTCGGCCGACGTCCGCGACGGCCTCGCGCACGGCTTTGCCGCCGCGATCGCCGATCCCGCGGTCAAGGCGATCGTGCTGATCTGCGCCGGACGGACCTTCATCGCCGGGGCCGACATCTCCGAATTCGGCAAGCCACCGCGCGGGGCTGGGCTTCATGAGGTTCAGGCGACGATCGAGAATTGCCCGAAGCCGGTTGTCGCCGCGATCCACGGCACCGCGCTCGGCGGCGGGCTCGAAGTCGCGCTCGTCTGCCATTTCCGCGTCGCGGTGCTCTCGGCGAAGTTCGGCCTGCCCGAGGTCAAGCTCGGGCTTCTCCCTGGCGCGGGCGGAACGCAGCGCCTGCCCCGCCTTGTCGGGGCTAAGGCCGCGCTCGACATGGTCACGACCGGCAAGCACATCGGCGCGAAGGCCGCCGCTGCCGCTGGCCTGATCGACGCTGTCGTCGACGACTTGCGTGACGGCGCGATCCACTTCGCCCGCCGTGTGCTCAACGAGAATCTCCCGCTCAACCGCGTCCGCGACAAGCCGGTGCTCGGCGTCGAGGACGGCATGTTCGACGCGTATCGCAAAGCCAACGCCAAGGCGTTCCGCGGCTTCGACGCCCCTGAAGCCAACATCCAGTGCATCGAAGCCGCCGCGACATTGCCGTTCGACGAGGGCATGGCGGTCGAGCGCAAGCTGTTCATGGGGCTGATGACCGGCCTTCAGTCGCGCGCGCAACGCTATGTTTTCTTTGCCGAACGCCAGGCGAACAAGATCGACGGGCTCGACCCCGACGCTCCCCTCCTGCCGGTCGCCAGCGTCGGCATCATCGGCGCGGGGACGATGGGCGGCGGCATCGCGATGAACTTCTTGAACGCCGGGGTGCCGGTGACGATCGTCGAGATGAAGCAGGAGGCGCTCGACCGCGGCGTCGCGACGATCCGCAGGAATTACGAGAACACCGCCGCGAAGGGCCGGATGACCGCCGACGACGTCGAGGCGCGGATGGGCCTGCTGACGCCGTCGCTCGATCTCGACGCGCTCAGCGCCGCCGACCTCATCATCGAGGCGGTGTTCGAGAACATGGCAGTCAAGAAGGAGGTGTTCGGCAAGCTCGACCGCCTCGCCAAGCCCGGCGCGATCCTCGCGTCGAACACCAGCTATTTGAACGTCGACGAGATCGCCGCGGCGACCTCGCGCCCAGAATCGGTCGTCGGGCTCCACTTCTTCTCCCCCGCCAATGTCATGCGGCTGCTCGAGGTCGTCCGCGGCGCGAAAACCGCCGGGCCGGTGCTCGCGACCGCGATGGCGACCGCGAAGAAGATTGGCAAGGTCGCGGTCGTTGCCGGGGTTTGCGACGGCTTCATAGGCAACCGCATGCTCAGCCAGCGCCAGCAGCAGGCAATGGCGTTGATCGTGGAAGGTGCTTTGCCTGCCGACGTTGACCGCGTGCTGTTCGACTTCGGCTTCCCGATGGGGCCGTTCCAGATGTCCGACCTCGCCGGGCTCGACATCGGCTGGAACGCCGAGACGTCGAAGGGCGTGACGATCCGCGACCGTCTCTGCGAGGCAGGCCTGCGCGGCCAGAAGAACGGCCATGGCTTTTACGACTATGACGCCCAGCGCAACCGTATCCCGTCCCCGGTCGCCGAGAAGATCATCCTCGACTACGCCGCCGAGCGCGGGGTCAACCGCCGCCATATCGACGACGCCGAGATCCTCGAACGCTGCCTGTACCCGATGGTCAACGAAGGCGCGAAAATCCTCGACGAGGGCATGGCGCAGCGCGCGAGCGACATCGATATCGTCTGGATCAACGGCTATGGCTGGCCAGTCTATCGCGGCGGGCCGATGTTCTGGGCCGACAGTGTCGGTCTCCCGGCTATCGTCGACAAGCTCAAGCAATACGGCATGGAGCCTGCGCCGCTGCTCGCGAAGCTGGCAGGCGAGGGCAAGGGCTTCAACTGA
- a CDS encoding multidrug effflux MFS transporter produces the protein MHSPQPAAAAHPTVGSIVLLGALSAVGALAIDIYLPSLPAIGLALHASPAAVANTVATYLVGMAAGQLLWGPLSDRMGRRPVLLIGFGIAVIAGLFCAAAPTIGWLTIGRFLQALGSCTGMVVGRAVVRDRYSHQDSARIFSFIMLVFGVVPLVAPLIGATLITYAPWRAIFFVLAAFAAAVWLAVFFRLDESRSVATAEQARGESIVMSFFDLLRQRRLVGYLLAAALNGATLFTYIAAGPDLFISTYGFTPTQFAWLFGLNAVGIIGASQVNRLLLDRFESDTILGMSSLACVVSGALLCAAAVLGLGAMVIVTLLFATLTAYGFVQSNASAGALSVDPLRAGATSALMGASAFGVGALAAAISGTLHDGTAVPMAAVMAVGLAGAAAALFGLALPRRGERSDA, from the coding sequence ATGCATTCACCGCAACCCGCCGCCGCCGCTCATCCGACCGTCGGCAGCATCGTCCTGCTCGGCGCGCTATCGGCGGTCGGCGCGCTGGCGATCGACATTTATTTGCCGAGCCTGCCCGCGATCGGGCTCGCGCTGCACGCGTCGCCGGCGGCGGTGGCGAACACCGTCGCGACCTATCTCGTCGGCATGGCGGCGGGACAGCTCCTGTGGGGGCCGCTGTCCGACCGCATGGGCCGCCGCCCGGTCCTGCTGATCGGCTTCGGCATCGCCGTCATCGCCGGGCTGTTCTGCGCCGCCGCACCGACGATCGGCTGGCTGACGATCGGGCGTTTCCTCCAGGCGCTCGGCAGCTGCACCGGCATGGTCGTCGGCCGCGCCGTCGTCCGCGACCGCTACAGCCACCAGGATTCGGCGCGAATCTTCTCCTTCATCATGCTCGTGTTCGGCGTCGTGCCGCTCGTCGCGCCGTTGATCGGGGCGACGCTGATCACCTACGCGCCGTGGCGAGCGATCTTTTTCGTCCTCGCCGCTTTCGCCGCTGCGGTCTGGCTCGCGGTGTTCTTCCGCCTCGACGAAAGCCGGTCGGTCGCAACGGCGGAACAGGCGCGCGGCGAGAGCATCGTCATGTCATTCTTCGATCTCCTCCGCCAGCGGCGGCTGGTCGGATATCTGCTCGCCGCGGCGCTCAACGGCGCAACTTTGTTCACCTATATTGCCGCGGGTCCCGACCTATTCATTTCGACGTACGGCTTCACCCCGACGCAATTCGCGTGGCTGTTCGGGTTGAACGCTGTCGGCATCATCGGCGCGAGCCAGGTCAACCGCCTGCTGCTCGATCGCTTCGAATCCGACACGATCCTCGGGATGTCGAGTCTCGCGTGCGTCGTGTCGGGGGCGCTGCTGTGCGCCGCCGCCGTGCTGGGTCTCGGCGCGATGGTGATCGTCACCTTGTTGTTCGCGACGCTGACTGCGTACGGCTTCGTCCAATCGAATGCGAGCGCCGGCGCGCTGAGCGTCGATCCGTTACGCGCCGGCGCGACCTCGGCATTGATGGGGGCATCGGCGTTCGGCGTCGGCGCGCTCGCGGCGGCGATCTCGGGGACGCTCCACGACGGGACGGCGGTGCCGATGGCGGCGGTGATGGCGGTTGGCCTCGCCGGAGCTGCGGCGGCGCTGTTCGGGCTGGCCTTGCCGCGCCGGGGCGAGCGCAGCGACGCATGA
- a CDS encoding EamA family transporter, translating into MSDALTPRHTLLALGVVAVWGTNFVVIKLALGHLPPLLFATLRFTFAAFPGVFLLRRPKVPLGQLALYGILIGVGQFGLLFIAMSGRISPGLASLVVQSQVFFTIGLALLLTGERLRAVQVVALVLAAAGIAVIGANSGGTTTVAGVALVLGAALAWGCGNLVQRRAVGVDMLAYVVWASLFAVPPLFLLSLTIEGWPAIVAGVARADATTWGAIVWQAIGNTMFGYGAWGFLLTRYPAATVAPWSMLVPVFGMGTAAWWLAEPLPLWKLGAGALVLSGLALNLLWPRFTRLWLTAEP; encoded by the coding sequence ATGAGCGATGCCCTGACCCCGCGCCACACGCTTCTCGCGCTCGGCGTCGTCGCGGTCTGGGGGACCAATTTCGTCGTCATCAAGCTCGCGCTCGGGCATCTGCCGCCGCTGCTGTTCGCGACGCTGCGCTTCACCTTCGCGGCGTTTCCCGGGGTCTTCCTGCTCCGGCGGCCAAAGGTGCCGCTCGGTCAGCTCGCGCTGTATGGCATCCTGATCGGGGTCGGGCAGTTCGGGCTGCTGTTCATCGCGATGAGCGGCCGCATCTCGCCGGGGCTCGCCAGCCTTGTCGTGCAAAGCCAGGTTTTCTTCACTATCGGCCTCGCCCTGCTTCTCACCGGCGAGCGGCTGCGCGCGGTCCAAGTGGTCGCGCTGGTTCTCGCCGCAGCGGGCATCGCAGTGATCGGCGCGAATTCAGGCGGCACGACGACGGTCGCCGGCGTCGCGCTGGTTCTCGGTGCCGCGTTGGCGTGGGGCTGCGGGAACCTTGTCCAACGACGCGCGGTGGGCGTCGACATGCTCGCCTACGTCGTCTGGGCGAGCCTGTTCGCGGTGCCGCCGCTGTTCCTGCTGTCGCTGACGATCGAGGGCTGGCCGGCCATCGTCGCCGGGGTCGCCCGCGCCGACGCCACGACATGGGGCGCGATTGTCTGGCAGGCGATCGGCAACACGATGTTCGGCTACGGCGCGTGGGGCTTCCTGCTGACGCGCTATCCGGCCGCGACGGTCGCTCCATGGTCGATGCTCGTGCCGGTGTTCGGCATGGGCACCGCCGCATGGTGGCTCGCCGAGCCGCTGCCGCTGTGGAAGCTCGGCGCGGGCGCGCTCGTCCTCAGCGGCCTCGCGCTCAACCTGTTGTGGCCGCGCTTTACCCGGCTGTGGCTGACCGCCGAGCCTTAA
- a CDS encoding glutathione S-transferase family protein — translation MITVHHLNNSRSQRILWLLEELGTGYDIKFYMRDTTTNLAPPELKAVHPLGKSPVIEDGDLKVAESGAVTDYLIRTYGNGALAPAPGTPLHEAYLEWLHFAEGSAMLPFMLALYTGRLGNAAAPLKPRIDEQVASHLAFFDAELGDNDWLVGNALSGADIMMSFVAEIAATRGPIADFPRILDYAKRIQARPAWRAALERGGPYALTLPA, via the coding sequence ATGATCACCGTCCACCACCTCAACAATTCGCGGTCGCAGCGCATCCTCTGGCTGCTAGAGGAGCTCGGCACCGGCTACGACATCAAATTCTACATGCGCGACACGACGACCAACCTCGCCCCGCCCGAGCTGAAGGCGGTGCATCCGCTCGGCAAGTCGCCGGTGATCGAGGACGGTGACCTCAAGGTCGCCGAGTCGGGCGCGGTCACCGACTATCTGATCCGCACCTACGGCAATGGCGCGCTCGCCCCAGCGCCGGGGACGCCGCTCCATGAAGCCTATCTCGAATGGCTCCACTTCGCCGAGGGATCGGCGATGCTGCCGTTCATGCTCGCACTGTACACCGGGCGGCTCGGCAACGCCGCCGCGCCATTGAAGCCGCGGATCGACGAGCAGGTCGCGAGCCACCTCGCCTTCTTCGATGCCGAGCTCGGTGACAACGATTGGCTCGTCGGCAATGCGTTGTCGGGGGCCGACATCATGATGTCGTTCGTCGCCGAGATCGCCGCGACGCGCGGGCCGATCGCCGATTTCCCGCGTATCCTCGACTACGCCAAGCGCATCCAGGCGCGCCCGGCATGGCGCGCGGCGCTCGAGCGCGGCGGACCGTACGCCCTGACGCTCCCGGCTTAA
- the arfB gene encoding alternative ribosome rescue aminoacyl-tRNA hydrolase ArfB, with amino-acid sequence MIPVTPEIALDDDEIDESFIRASGPGGQNVNKVSSAVQIRFDVRRSRNLPDAVAVRLMKLAGSRMTQDGVLVLTAQRFREQERNRADARARLVALIAAAAVAPVKRRASRPTAGSKERRLEGKSVRSGIKAARGRVHRDD; translated from the coding sequence ATGATCCCCGTCACCCCCGAAATCGCGCTCGACGACGACGAGATCGACGAAAGCTTCATCCGCGCGAGCGGGCCCGGGGGGCAGAACGTCAACAAAGTCAGCTCGGCGGTGCAGATCCGCTTCGATGTCCGGCGGTCGCGCAACCTCCCCGATGCGGTGGCGGTGCGGCTGATGAAGCTCGCCGGGAGCCGGATGACACAGGATGGGGTGCTCGTGCTGACAGCGCAGCGCTTCCGCGAACAGGAGCGCAACCGCGCCGACGCCCGTGCGCGTCTGGTGGCGCTGATCGCCGCCGCCGCCGTCGCACCGGTCAAGCGCCGCGCGTCGCGACCGACCGCGGGGTCGAAGGAACGGCGGCTGGAGGGCAAGAGCGTGCGGTCGGGGATCAAGGCGGCGCGCGGTCGGGTGCATCGCGACGATTAG